From Solwaraspora sp. WMMD1047, the proteins below share one genomic window:
- the thiD gene encoding bifunctional hydroxymethylpyrimidine kinase/phosphomethylpyrimidine kinase, with protein sequence MTPAVALTIAGSDSGGGAGIQADLKVFAALGVYGTSVITAVTAQNTRAVTGVHAVPSTMVAGQLDTVLDDLPVRAAKTGMLGSQRIATAVAARVRAGQLPALVVDPVLVSTSGHRLGAATAVQRLLPYALISTPNRAEAAALLGRPVDTPDEMAAAARDLAAGGPRFVLVTGGDAGADGTTPGEAVDAFWTGTRSILLRGPWIATRNTHGTGCSLSAAIAARLALGDDVPAAVRAAKEYVGRALAGGSGWRLGTGHGPLDHFGWSDRNPGGC encoded by the coding sequence GTGACCCCGGCGGTCGCGCTCACCATCGCCGGCTCCGACTCCGGCGGCGGCGCCGGGATCCAGGCCGACCTGAAGGTCTTCGCCGCGCTCGGCGTCTACGGCACCTCGGTCATCACCGCCGTCACCGCGCAGAACACCCGGGCCGTCACCGGTGTGCACGCGGTCCCGTCCACCATGGTCGCCGGGCAGCTCGACACCGTCCTGGACGACCTTCCGGTCCGGGCGGCCAAGACCGGCATGCTCGGCTCACAGCGGATCGCCACGGCCGTCGCCGCCCGCGTCCGGGCCGGGCAGCTGCCGGCGCTGGTCGTCGACCCGGTACTCGTCTCCACCAGCGGACACCGGCTCGGCGCGGCCACGGCGGTGCAGCGGCTGCTGCCGTACGCGCTGATCTCGACGCCGAACCGCGCGGAGGCCGCGGCGCTCCTCGGACGCCCGGTGGACACCCCCGACGAGATGGCCGCCGCCGCCCGCGACCTGGCCGCGGGCGGACCGAGGTTCGTGCTGGTCACCGGCGGCGACGCGGGGGCCGACGGGACCACCCCCGGTGAGGCCGTCGACGCGTTCTGGACCGGGACCCGGAGCATCCTGCTGCGGGGTCCGTGGATCGCCACCCGCAACACCCACGGCACCGGCTGCTCGCTGTCGGCCGCGATCGCCGCCCGGCTCGCGCTCGGCGACGACGTGCCGGCGGCCGTGCGGGCGGCGAAGGAGTACGTCGGTCGCGCGCTCGCCGGTGGCAGCGGCTGGCGGTTGGGCACCGGCCATGGCCCGCTCGACCACTTCGGGTGGTCGGACCGAAACCCAGGAGGTTGCTGA
- the thiS gene encoding sulfur carrier protein ThiS yields the protein MELIVNGEQRRLPGALTVAELVVEVTAQVRGVAVAVNGEVVPRAGWPATALRDGDRVEVLTAAQGG from the coding sequence GTGGAGCTGATCGTGAACGGTGAACAACGCCGGTTGCCCGGCGCGCTGACGGTGGCGGAGCTGGTCGTCGAGGTGACCGCGCAGGTCCGCGGCGTCGCGGTGGCAGTCAACGGTGAGGTGGTCCCGCGGGCCGGATGGCCGGCGACGGCGCTGCGCGACGGCGACCGGGTCGAGGTGCTGACCGCGGCGCAGGGCGGGTGA
- a CDS encoding thiazole synthase, which translates to MRAIEDSIRASGAALVTVALRRVDSAGTPGGLLDVLDRCGVKLLPNTAGCYTATEAVKVARLARDAFETDWIKLEVIGDERTLLPDAVELVRAAEELVADGFTVLPYTTDDPVLARRLADLGCAAVMPAGAPIGSGLGINNPHQIRLLRQSVSVPVILDAGIGTASDAALAMELGCDGVLLASAVTRATEPARMATAMRYAVEAGRLAARAGRIPRRFHALASTPDDGRPDL; encoded by the coding sequence ATGCGGGCCATCGAGGACTCGATCCGCGCCTCCGGTGCGGCGCTGGTGACCGTCGCCCTGCGCCGGGTGGACTCGGCCGGCACCCCCGGCGGGCTGCTGGACGTGCTGGACCGGTGCGGGGTGAAGCTGCTGCCCAACACCGCCGGCTGCTACACGGCGACCGAGGCGGTGAAGGTGGCCCGGCTGGCCCGGGACGCCTTCGAGACGGACTGGATCAAGCTGGAGGTGATCGGCGACGAGCGCACCCTGCTGCCGGACGCCGTCGAGCTGGTCCGGGCCGCCGAGGAGCTGGTCGCCGACGGGTTCACCGTGCTGCCGTACACGACCGACGACCCGGTGCTCGCCCGGCGACTGGCCGACCTCGGCTGCGCGGCCGTGATGCCGGCCGGCGCGCCGATCGGATCCGGCCTCGGCATCAACAATCCACACCAGATCCGGCTGCTCCGGCAGAGCGTGTCGGTGCCGGTGATCCTGGACGCCGGGATCGGCACCGCCTCGGACGCGGCGCTGGCGATGGAGCTCGGCTGCGACGGGGTGCTGCTGGCCAGCGCCGTGACCCGGGCCACCGAGCCGGCCCGGATGGCCACCGCGATGCGGTACGCGGTCGAGGCGGGCCGGCTGGCGGCGCGGGCCGGGCGCATCCCGCGCCGCTTCCACGCGCTCGCCTCCACCCCGGACGACGGGCGGCCGGACCTGTGA
- a CDS encoding aldo/keto reductase: MIYRRLGDSGLVVSVVGIGCNNFGRKLDQDGTTAVVDAALDAGINFFDTADIYGEPHGGSEEQLGVALRGRRDDVVVATKFGMDMSGMNGPDHGARGSRRYIARAVEASLRRLGTDHIDLYQFHQPDPGTPIEETLAALDDLVRAGKVRYLGNSNFAGWQIADADWRARTTGRTPFISAQNHYSLLQRDVEAEVVPACERFGLGLLPFFPLANGLLTGKYRRGETPPAGSRLAGGGRYAERLAAAPWDTIEALRKYAAERELSMLDVAIGGLAAQPAVTSVIAGATTPEQVRANAAAGRWQPTPADLAELRTIL; this comes from the coding sequence ATGATCTATCGCCGGCTGGGCGATTCGGGACTCGTGGTGTCAGTGGTGGGAATCGGCTGCAACAACTTCGGCCGCAAGCTCGACCAGGACGGCACCACCGCGGTCGTCGACGCGGCCCTGGACGCCGGGATCAACTTCTTCGACACCGCCGACATCTACGGCGAGCCGCACGGCGGCTCCGAGGAGCAGTTGGGCGTGGCCCTGCGGGGCCGCCGGGACGACGTGGTGGTGGCGACCAAGTTCGGCATGGACATGTCCGGGATGAACGGCCCGGACCACGGCGCCCGCGGATCCCGCCGGTACATCGCCCGGGCGGTCGAGGCGTCCCTGCGCCGGCTCGGCACCGACCACATCGACCTCTATCAGTTCCACCAGCCCGACCCGGGCACCCCGATCGAGGAGACGCTGGCCGCGCTGGACGACCTGGTCCGGGCCGGCAAGGTCCGCTACCTGGGCAACTCGAACTTCGCCGGCTGGCAGATCGCCGACGCCGACTGGCGGGCCCGGACCACCGGGCGTACCCCGTTCATCAGCGCCCAGAACCACTACAGCCTGCTGCAACGAGACGTCGAGGCCGAGGTGGTGCCGGCCTGTGAGCGGTTCGGGCTCGGCCTGCTGCCGTTCTTCCCGCTCGCCAACGGCCTGCTCACCGGGAAGTACCGGCGGGGCGAGACGCCGCCGGCCGGCAGCCGGCTGGCCGGCGGCGGACGGTACGCCGAACGGCTCGCCGCCGCGCCCTGGGACACCATCGAGGCGCTGCGGAAGTACGCCGCCGAGCGGGAGCTCAGCATGCTGGACGTGGCGATCGGCGGGCTCGCCGCCCAGCCGGCCGTGACCTCCGTGATCGCCGGTGCGACCACCCCGGAGCAGGTCCGGGCGAACGCGGCCGCCGGCCGCTGGCAGCCGACCCCGGCGGACCTGGCCGAGCTGCGGACCATCCTCTGA
- the thiE gene encoding thiamine phosphate synthase: MPTLGRLHLITDGRPGHDPLTLLRAVRPLAGPDLVIQVRVPDTATDRQAYALTTRVVALFAGTGTRCLVNDRLHVALAAGAAGGHVGADDLPVAVARRVLGPEAVLGATARTPADAVAAASAGADYVGVGPCFATDTKSGLPPPIGPDGVRRVAGTVDLPVVAIGGVTLATVPALTAAGAHGVAVISAVSAAADPAAAVADLLKALQC; this comes from the coding sequence GTGCCAACTCTGGGACGACTGCACCTGATCACCGACGGCCGGCCGGGCCACGATCCGCTCACCCTGCTCCGCGCCGTCCGCCCACTCGCCGGCCCGGACCTCGTCATCCAGGTCCGGGTCCCGGACACCGCCACCGACCGGCAGGCATACGCGCTGACCACCCGGGTCGTCGCCCTGTTCGCCGGCACCGGCACCCGGTGCCTGGTCAACGACCGGCTGCACGTCGCGCTCGCGGCCGGCGCGGCCGGCGGCCACGTCGGGGCCGACGACCTGCCGGTCGCGGTGGCCCGTCGGGTCCTCGGCCCGGAGGCGGTGCTCGGTGCCACCGCCCGCACCCCCGCCGACGCCGTCGCCGCCGCGTCGGCCGGCGCGGACTACGTCGGCGTCGGCCCCTGCTTCGCCACCGACACCAAGTCGGGACTGCCCCCGCCGATCGGGCCGGACGGCGTCCGGCGGGTCGCCGGCACGGTCGACCTCCCGGTGGTCGCCATCGGCGGGGTCACCCTGGCCACGGTGCCCGCCCTGACCGCGGCCGGCGCCCACGGCGTCGCGGTGATCAGCGCGGTCTCCGCCGCCGCCGACCCGGCGGCCGCGGTCGCCGACCTGCTGAAAGCACTGCAATGCTGA
- the thiO gene encoding glycine oxidase ThiO has product MLTGPGPAPGSGRAPGSATGPGAGSVGRPDVLVVGGGPIGLATAWRCAARGLRVTVHDPAPGSGAVAVAAGMLSPVAESHFGEAELTRLMLDSAARWPAFAEELSARTGQDIGYRTDGTLVVALTADDIAEARRLVAYQRELGLPITRQTPAELRDREPLLAPRLAGGGYAPDDHQVDPRRLSAALRAAAESAGVGFVPAPVTDLASLDAGTVVVAAGYAAGQLTGLPVRPVKGQILRLRAPDGAAPGFRHVIRGYADGRSVYLVPRRDGEVVVGATVEERSDQAVTAGGVLGLLRAATDLLPELAEYDLVEAGAGLRPGTPDNAPIIGALPDRPEGAAALVVATGHHRHGVLLTPVTAELVADLVATGVPDPALAPFAPDRFTRP; this is encoded by the coding sequence ATGCTGACCGGCCCGGGACCTGCGCCGGGGTCCGGGCGTGCGCCGGGGTCTGCGACCGGGCCTGGGGCGGGGTCGGTTGGCCGGCCGGATGTGCTGGTGGTCGGTGGCGGGCCGATCGGGCTGGCGACCGCCTGGCGGTGCGCGGCCCGGGGGCTGCGGGTGACCGTGCACGACCCGGCGCCCGGCTCCGGCGCGGTGGCGGTCGCTGCCGGGATGCTCTCGCCGGTCGCCGAGTCGCACTTCGGCGAGGCCGAACTGACCCGGCTGATGCTCGACTCGGCCGCCCGGTGGCCCGCGTTCGCCGAGGAGCTGTCCGCCCGCACCGGGCAGGACATCGGCTACCGGACCGACGGCACGCTCGTGGTGGCGCTCACCGCCGACGACATCGCCGAGGCGCGGCGGCTGGTCGCGTACCAGCGGGAGTTGGGACTGCCGATCACCCGGCAGACGCCGGCGGAGCTGCGGGACCGCGAGCCGCTGCTGGCGCCGCGGCTGGCCGGCGGCGGCTACGCGCCCGACGACCACCAGGTCGACCCCCGCCGGCTGTCGGCCGCGCTGCGGGCCGCCGCCGAGTCCGCCGGGGTCGGGTTCGTGCCGGCCCCGGTGACGGACCTGGCGAGCCTGGACGCCGGCACGGTGGTGGTGGCGGCCGGGTACGCGGCGGGCCAGCTGACCGGGCTGCCGGTCCGGCCGGTGAAGGGCCAGATCCTCCGGCTCCGGGCGCCCGATGGCGCCGCGCCGGGCTTCCGGCACGTGATCCGGGGGTACGCCGACGGCCGGTCGGTCTACCTGGTGCCGAGGCGGGACGGTGAGGTGGTGGTCGGCGCCACCGTCGAGGAACGGTCCGACCAGGCGGTCACCGCGGGCGGAGTGCTGGGTCTGCTCCGCGCCGCCACCGACCTGCTGCCGGAGCTCGCCGAGTACGACCTGGTCGAGGCGGGCGCCGGGCTGCGACCGGGTACGCCGGACAACGCCCCGATCATCGGTGCGCTGCCCGACCGGCCCGAGGGGGCCGCCGCCCTGGTGGTGGCGACCGGTCACCACCGGCACGGGGTCCTGCTCACCCCGGTGACCGCGGAGCTGGTCGCCGACCTGGTGGCCACCGGCGTACCGGATCCGGCACTGGCGCCGTTCGCGCCCGACCGGTTCACCCGACCCTGA
- a CDS encoding thiamine phosphate synthase: MTGPVPTGLLLVTDRSQARRSLTSQVAAVVRAGVRWVLLRERDLPGDRRRALADRLRTILDPVGGRLIVAGPDPLGGTAVHLPAPALGGPPALAGQPGLGGGLLVGRSCHDATELARVTTEDYVTLSPVFASRSKPGYGPALGPAGLAELSGRSRVPVLALGGVETPERVAACVAAGAAGVAVMGALMRADDPGGLARTLLAAADQARPSRRRRPAAASPLAAGLAAASPLAAGLAAASPLAAGRSVGGQGGEGDR, from the coding sequence GTGACCGGGCCGGTGCCGACCGGGTTGCTGCTGGTCACCGACCGGAGCCAGGCCCGCCGGTCGCTGACATCGCAGGTCGCGGCGGTGGTGCGGGCCGGTGTCCGGTGGGTGCTGCTGCGGGAACGCGACCTGCCGGGTGACCGGCGGCGGGCCCTCGCCGACCGGCTACGGACGATCCTCGATCCGGTCGGCGGCCGGCTGATCGTGGCCGGCCCCGACCCGTTGGGCGGCACCGCCGTACACCTGCCGGCACCGGCCCTGGGCGGCCCGCCGGCTCTGGCCGGCCAGCCTGGTCTGGGAGGCGGCCTGCTCGTCGGGCGGTCCTGCCACGACGCGACGGAGCTGGCCCGGGTCACCACCGAGGACTACGTGACGCTGTCACCGGTCTTCGCCAGCCGGTCGAAGCCGGGCTACGGTCCGGCACTCGGCCCGGCCGGGCTGGCCGAACTGAGCGGGCGCAGCCGGGTGCCGGTGCTCGCGCTGGGCGGCGTCGAGACGCCCGAGCGGGTCGCCGCCTGCGTCGCCGCCGGGGCGGCCGGGGTGGCGGTGATGGGTGCGCTGATGCGCGCCGACGACCCCGGCGGACTCGCCCGTACCCTGCTGGCCGCTGCCGACCAGGCCCGCCCCAGCCGGCGGCGTCGACCGGCAGCGGCCAGCCCGTTGGCGGCCGGTCTGGCAGCGGCCAGCCCGTTGGCGGCCGGTCTGGCAGCGGCCAGCCCGTTGGCGGCCGGGCGGTCGGTGGGTGGCCAGGGTGGGGAGGGGGACCGGTGA